In Arthrobacter ramosus, one DNA window encodes the following:
- a CDS encoding DUF5703 family protein, which translates to MREQFLSSSVERQRDYARQYEYLVLTVSPDDSLPEARRRLVEHSEYGKWELERSILYIGGGRRFWLRRRVLNVQRTV; encoded by the coding sequence ATGAGAGAACAATTTCTGAGCAGTTCAGTGGAGCGTCAGCGGGACTACGCAAGGCAGTACGAGTATCTCGTACTGACTGTCAGCCCTGACGATTCCTTGCCCGAGGCGCGGCGTCGGCTCGTGGAACACTCCGAATATGGCAAGTGGGAACTGGAGCGGAGCATCCTCTATATCGGCGGCGGTCGCCGGTTCTGGCTGCGCCGCAGAGTACTCAACGTACAGCGCACTGTGTAG
- a CDS encoding aldo/keto reductase — MQQRYVGNSGFRVSTLSLGTMSWAEETDEQDARELLHTFIAAGGTMIDTAASYAGGQAEALLGSMLGDVVARSEVVLSTKAGVSTSDGRRSVDASRGSMLSALDASLARLGTDYVDIWFAHAWDGNVPLDETLSALDLALRSGRARYVGISNYNGWQTAKAAAIAGFTVVANQSEYSLLHRKPEDELVPAVEDAGLGLMAWAPLGRGVLSGKYRGQIPSESRAAEGRLSGYVEKYLDARGARIVEAAAMAARGLGRSAVDVSLSWLLSRPGVSTAIVGARNAVQLKELLDAQLAPLPAEISRALEDVSAI; from the coding sequence ATGCAGCAGCGTTACGTCGGCAACAGTGGGTTTCGGGTGTCCACCCTTTCCCTGGGCACCATGTCCTGGGCGGAAGAAACGGACGAACAGGATGCACGGGAGCTGCTCCATACGTTCATCGCAGCGGGCGGCACCATGATCGATACCGCGGCCTCTTACGCAGGTGGGCAAGCCGAGGCCCTCCTGGGCTCCATGCTGGGGGACGTTGTGGCGCGTTCGGAGGTTGTCCTCTCCACGAAAGCGGGCGTTTCGACGTCGGACGGCCGGCGCAGTGTCGATGCCTCCCGCGGTTCCATGCTGTCCGCACTGGACGCCAGCCTTGCCCGCTTGGGCACCGACTACGTGGACATCTGGTTCGCGCACGCCTGGGACGGCAACGTTCCGCTGGACGAAACGCTTTCCGCACTTGACCTTGCGCTGCGCTCGGGACGCGCGCGGTACGTCGGCATCTCCAACTACAACGGCTGGCAGACCGCCAAGGCTGCGGCCATCGCGGGGTTCACGGTGGTGGCCAACCAATCCGAATACTCGCTCCTGCACAGGAAGCCCGAAGACGAACTCGTGCCCGCGGTCGAGGACGCCGGCCTTGGCCTCATGGCGTGGGCGCCCCTCGGCCGCGGGGTGCTCAGCGGCAAATACCGTGGACAGATTCCTTCTGAATCACGAGCCGCTGAGGGCCGTCTCAGCGGCTACGTCGAAAAGTACCTCGACGCGAGGGGTGCTCGGATCGTCGAAGCAGCGGCAATGGCCGCGCGTGGATTGGGACGCTCCGCCGTCGACGTTTCGCTGAGCTGGTTGCTCTCCCGCCCGGGCGTATCCACGGCCATAGTGGGCGCGCGCAATGCGGTCCAGCTCAAGGAGTTGCTCGATGCGCAGCTGGCGCCTCTTCCCGCTGAAATTTCGCGGGCACTGGAAGACGTTTCAGCGATCTGA
- a CDS encoding undecaprenyl-diphosphate phosphatase has product MNWIEAAFLGLVQGLTEFLPISSSAHLRIVGSFLPNAADPGAAFTAITQLGTETAVIVFFWHDIVRIVRAWFGSLRGKVSRDDPDARMGWLVILGSLPIIVLGLLFQNQIESVLRSLWIVATMLIVFGMILAVADAVGRQERELSQLTFKHGILYGLAQAMALIPGVSRSGGTITAGLLMGYTREAAARYSFLLAIPAVFGSGLYQLYKVVSKEGITGPFGLPETALATVIAFVVGFIIIGWFLKFISTHSYRVFVWYRILLGLALYVLLGFNVISA; this is encoded by the coding sequence GTGAACTGGATAGAAGCAGCCTTCCTTGGCCTCGTGCAGGGCCTGACAGAATTCCTTCCGATTTCTTCAAGCGCACACCTGCGAATTGTCGGCTCGTTCCTGCCCAATGCGGCGGATCCCGGAGCTGCTTTCACGGCCATTACCCAGCTGGGCACCGAGACGGCCGTGATCGTCTTCTTTTGGCACGACATCGTCAGGATTGTGCGCGCTTGGTTCGGATCGCTGCGCGGCAAGGTCTCCAGGGACGATCCCGACGCCCGGATGGGGTGGTTGGTCATCCTCGGCAGCCTGCCTATCATCGTGCTCGGCCTGCTCTTCCAGAACCAGATCGAATCCGTGCTGCGCAGCCTGTGGATCGTCGCCACGATGCTCATCGTCTTCGGCATGATCCTCGCGGTAGCGGACGCTGTCGGCCGGCAGGAACGCGAGCTGAGCCAATTGACCTTCAAGCACGGCATCCTTTACGGGCTGGCCCAGGCCATGGCGCTCATCCCGGGCGTCTCCCGCTCCGGTGGAACCATCACCGCCGGCCTCTTGATGGGGTACACACGTGAAGCGGCCGCACGGTATTCGTTCCTGCTCGCCATACCCGCTGTCTTCGGCAGCGGCCTGTACCAGCTGTACAAGGTGGTGTCGAAGGAAGGAATCACCGGACCCTTCGGCCTTCCGGAAACAGCCCTGGCCACGGTCATCGCCTTCGTTGTGGGCTTCATCATCATCGGCTGGTTCCTCAAATTCATTTCCACCCACAGCTACCGTGTCTTCGTGTGGTACCGCATTCTCCTTGGACTCGCCCTCTATGTACTGCTCGGTTTCAATGTCATCAGCGCCTAG
- the mshC gene encoding cysteine--1-D-myo-inosityl 2-amino-2-deoxy-alpha-D-glucopyranoside ligase: MKSWISRPVPELPGSMPPLRLFDTALRALVEVEPRAEQSMYVCGITPYDATHMGHAASYVAFDLLNRAWRDSGQRVAYVQNVTDVDDPLLERATATSVDWRELAASQIELFQTDMDALNVLAPNYYIGAVEAIPMIVPAIEKLIADELAYRVHGTGGEPDGDVYYDVEAAGKASDSPDAWTLGDISGLGEVEMLELFAERGGDPGRSGKRNPLDPLLWRVARDGEPSWPGASLGDGRPGWHIECTVIAQKYLPAPFTVQGGGSDLVFPHHEMGAGHAYSLSGVPLARHYAHAGMVGLDGEKMSKSKGNLVLVSKLRAAGEEPAAIRLAILANHYRSDWSWTDEGFAQAKERLNMWRAARDVAPEGSAAELLTRMRAELANDLNAPGAVAAVDAWAAAALSSASDANPGALDSALVSDAINGLLGVEL, from the coding sequence GTGAAATCGTGGATCTCCCGCCCTGTGCCTGAACTACCCGGCAGCATGCCCCCGTTGAGGCTTTTCGATACCGCCCTCAGGGCCCTCGTGGAGGTCGAGCCACGCGCGGAGCAATCCATGTACGTCTGCGGCATCACGCCCTACGACGCCACCCACATGGGCCACGCGGCCAGCTACGTCGCCTTCGACCTGCTCAACCGGGCATGGCGGGACAGCGGCCAGCGGGTTGCCTACGTCCAGAACGTCACCGACGTCGACGACCCCCTCCTGGAGCGCGCCACCGCCACCAGCGTTGACTGGCGGGAGCTGGCGGCGAGCCAGATTGAGCTTTTCCAGACCGACATGGACGCCCTCAATGTGCTGGCTCCGAATTACTACATCGGGGCCGTCGAGGCGATCCCGATGATTGTCCCGGCTATCGAGAAATTGATTGCGGACGAGCTCGCCTACCGCGTGCACGGCACCGGCGGCGAACCCGACGGCGACGTCTATTACGACGTCGAGGCAGCCGGCAAGGCTTCGGATAGCCCGGACGCGTGGACCCTCGGTGACATCTCGGGACTCGGCGAAGTGGAAATGCTGGAGCTTTTCGCAGAACGCGGCGGCGATCCCGGCCGGTCCGGCAAACGGAATCCCCTTGATCCTTTGCTTTGGCGCGTTGCCCGCGACGGCGAGCCGAGCTGGCCCGGCGCAAGCCTCGGTGACGGACGTCCCGGCTGGCATATTGAATGTACGGTCATCGCCCAGAAGTACCTGCCGGCTCCCTTCACTGTGCAGGGCGGCGGATCGGACCTCGTGTTCCCGCACCACGAAATGGGCGCTGGACACGCGTATTCGCTGAGCGGCGTTCCCTTGGCGCGCCACTATGCCCACGCTGGAATGGTGGGCCTGGACGGCGAAAAGATGAGCAAGTCCAAGGGAAACCTGGTCCTTGTGTCCAAGCTCCGGGCCGCGGGCGAAGAGCCTGCCGCAATCCGCCTGGCGATCCTGGCCAACCACTACCGTTCGGATTGGTCCTGGACCGATGAAGGCTTCGCCCAGGCCAAGGAACGCCTCAACATGTGGCGGGCTGCCCGGGACGTTGCCCCCGAGGGGTCAGCGGCGGAGCTGCTGACGCGGATGCGCGCCGAGCTGGCCAACGACCTCAATGCTCCCGGCGCGGTCGCCGCCGTCGATGCCTGGGCTGCGGCGGCCCTCAGCAGCGCGTCCGACGCCAATCCCGGCGCGCTTGATTCCGCCCTGGTGAGCGACGCGATCAACGGATTGCTCGGCGTCGAGCTCTAA
- a CDS encoding PAC2 family protein, with amino-acid sequence MNSLDGASDGQATSPEPERLLQPVAEGQRITVMLAAFEGWNDAGEAASDSLHYLNKLWQGKKVASVDADDYYDFQFTRPTVRRTAAGTRKVKWPSTRLYKASVPDSNVDVVFVLGTEPSYRWRAYTAELLVHAETLKVDYVVLIGALLADVPHSRPIPVSTTSDDGGLRQRLNLEASQYEGPVGIVGVLAEFALLAGLPTVSLWAAVPHYVAQPPSPKAQLAILNRIEDLLQVPLETHALNEESEAWERGVDELATEDPEIAAYVRQLEEAKDTADLPEASGESIAREFERYLKRRGKDKP; translated from the coding sequence ATGAACAGTTTGGACGGAGCCTCTGACGGACAGGCCACTTCCCCGGAGCCTGAGCGCCTTCTCCAGCCTGTAGCCGAAGGCCAGCGCATCACCGTGATGCTGGCGGCTTTCGAGGGTTGGAACGACGCCGGCGAGGCGGCCAGTGATTCCCTGCACTACTTGAACAAGTTGTGGCAAGGAAAGAAAGTGGCATCCGTTGATGCCGACGACTATTACGACTTCCAGTTCACCAGGCCGACCGTTCGACGCACGGCAGCCGGAACGCGCAAGGTGAAATGGCCTTCAACACGCCTGTACAAGGCCAGCGTCCCGGACAGCAACGTCGATGTGGTGTTCGTGCTCGGCACCGAGCCTTCCTATCGCTGGCGCGCCTACACGGCCGAGCTTCTGGTCCATGCCGAAACGCTCAAAGTCGACTACGTTGTCCTGATCGGCGCCCTTCTGGCCGATGTCCCGCACAGCCGCCCGATCCCCGTGAGCACCACCTCGGACGACGGCGGATTGCGGCAGCGCTTGAACCTGGAGGCTTCGCAGTACGAGGGGCCGGTAGGCATTGTGGGGGTATTGGCGGAATTCGCGCTGCTCGCGGGCCTGCCTACGGTGTCGCTGTGGGCGGCCGTGCCGCACTATGTCGCACAGCCCCCCTCCCCCAAGGCACAACTGGCCATCTTGAACAGGATCGAAGATCTCCTCCAGGTGCCCTTGGAAACCCACGCCCTCAACGAGGAATCCGAGGCTTGGGAGCGCGGTGTGGACGAACTGGCCACTGAAGACCCGGAAATCGCGGCCTACGTGCGGCAGCTCGAAGAGGCCAAGGACACGGCTGACCTACCGGAGGCCAGTGGCGAATCCATCGCGCGCGAATTCGAGCGTTACCTCAAGCGCAGGGGCAAGGACAAGCCCTGA
- a CDS encoding HAD family hydrolase, protein MLASATQPLLKAALWDMDGTLVDTEPYWIAAERTLVESHGGAWGHEQAMQLVGQSLMHSAGILQRAGVNLEKREIVDSLSAQVIDRLRVEVPWRPGARELLDELYQSGVRCALVTMSEGPMAREVVANLPRPYFEFLITGDTVSQGKPHPEAYLAAVERLRDSDPGLTVDHCVALEDSVPGVASAIASGVVTVGIPHQMPLPEDPRRATWDTLHGRKVADLEALVAARASANVPAGAFLGQAN, encoded by the coding sequence ATGCTTGCTTCAGCCACCCAGCCCCTGCTCAAAGCCGCGCTATGGGACATGGATGGCACCCTGGTGGACACCGAGCCATACTGGATTGCTGCGGAGCGCACCCTCGTAGAGTCCCACGGCGGCGCCTGGGGCCACGAACAAGCCATGCAGCTCGTAGGGCAGTCGCTGATGCACTCGGCCGGCATTCTCCAAAGGGCTGGAGTGAACCTGGAAAAGCGCGAGATCGTTGACTCCTTGAGCGCCCAGGTCATCGACCGTCTTCGCGTCGAGGTGCCGTGGCGGCCCGGAGCCAGGGAATTGCTTGACGAGCTGTACCAATCGGGCGTCCGTTGTGCCCTCGTGACGATGTCCGAAGGCCCCATGGCGCGGGAAGTCGTGGCCAACCTTCCCAGGCCCTACTTCGAGTTCCTCATCACGGGGGACACCGTCAGCCAAGGAAAGCCCCACCCGGAGGCTTACCTCGCCGCCGTCGAGCGGCTCCGGGACAGCGACCCCGGGCTGACCGTGGATCATTGCGTCGCACTCGAGGATTCCGTCCCGGGAGTTGCGTCCGCGATCGCCTCCGGCGTGGTCACGGTCGGAATTCCGCACCAGATGCCACTGCCCGAGGACCCCCGCCGGGCAACTTGGGACACCCTTCACGGACGGAAGGTCGCCGACCTCGAAGCACTTGTTGCCGCCCGGGCATCCGCCAATGTGCCGGCCGGAGCTTTCCTTGGACAGGCAAATTAA
- a CDS encoding site-2 protease family protein produces MSTPGNRGHSTRSAKKDGIPLGRIAGIPVYLAYSWFIIAAFTVIVYGPALLIRNHSLGIGAYLVAFGYAVLLALSVLVHELAHALSAKAFKWPTEKIVLNLWGGHTQFESFIASPGRSVVVALAGPAANFVLAGGAWLLLQAGVFTGVGDTLTNILMWANLLIGIFNVLPGLPLDGGRLVESAVWKVTGSQEKGTVAAGWAGRVIVIVLVVWFVVLPLLSGSAPDLSLMLITFLVCSFLWMGASGAIKQATLRGRLPSVSAAALAEPAVGIPNSATVADVLRVAPYGTPAVVICGPDGRPQGLVDPAAAAAVPPSEVFTTVVTAVSTPLADGAYVPRTSSGQELIQYLAQLSGVEYAVVDEAGTVIGLLRQQAVVTAITGKVARRSGRP; encoded by the coding sequence GTGAGCACTCCCGGAAACCGTGGCCATAGCACCCGTAGCGCTAAAAAGGACGGGATTCCACTCGGTCGCATCGCGGGAATCCCGGTGTACCTTGCCTACTCGTGGTTCATCATCGCGGCGTTCACGGTCATCGTCTATGGACCAGCACTGCTGATCCGGAACCACTCCTTGGGGATCGGCGCCTACTTGGTTGCCTTTGGCTATGCGGTGCTCCTGGCCCTTTCCGTGCTCGTCCATGAACTCGCCCATGCCTTGAGCGCCAAGGCCTTCAAATGGCCCACGGAGAAAATCGTTTTGAATCTCTGGGGCGGGCACACCCAGTTCGAGAGCTTCATCGCGTCCCCCGGCCGCTCGGTGGTTGTTGCTTTGGCAGGACCCGCAGCCAACTTTGTCCTCGCGGGCGGTGCCTGGCTGTTGCTGCAGGCCGGTGTCTTCACCGGGGTAGGGGACACCCTGACGAACATCCTCATGTGGGCTAATCTGCTGATCGGCATCTTCAATGTGCTCCCGGGCTTGCCCCTTGACGGGGGCCGCTTGGTGGAGTCCGCGGTATGGAAAGTGACGGGCAGCCAGGAAAAAGGGACGGTGGCGGCTGGCTGGGCCGGACGGGTCATCGTGATCGTCTTGGTTGTTTGGTTCGTCGTCCTGCCCTTGCTGAGCGGCAGCGCGCCGGATCTCAGCCTGATGCTCATCACCTTCCTTGTCTGCAGCTTCCTCTGGATGGGCGCCTCGGGTGCGATCAAGCAGGCCACGCTCCGCGGCCGCCTCCCCTCGGTGAGCGCCGCCGCCTTGGCCGAACCCGCCGTCGGAATTCCGAACTCGGCCACCGTCGCCGACGTGCTGCGCGTGGCACCCTACGGTACGCCCGCCGTCGTGATCTGCGGACCGGATGGGCGGCCGCAGGGTCTTGTCGATCCGGCTGCCGCCGCAGCCGTGCCGCCCTCCGAGGTATTCACAACCGTGGTGACGGCGGTTTCGACCCCGCTCGCCGACGGCGCGTATGTCCCGCGGACGTCCAGCGGCCAGGAACTGATCCAGTATTTGGCGCAGCTCAGCGGCGTCGAATACGCCGTCGTGGATGAAGCCGGCACAGTCATCGGCCTGCTGCGGCAGCAGGCCGTAGTGACAGCCATTACAGGTAAAGTAGCCCGACGGAGCGGACGCCCGTAG
- a CDS encoding tRNA (adenine-N1)-methyltransferase, which translates to MSSETAANYTATGAANTAIQPTGAARRRGPFRVGERVQLTDERGRMNTITLEEGGAFHTHRGFLNHDEIIGQVDGSVVANNIGQQYQTLRPLLSDFVLSMPRGAAVVYPKDAGQIVTMADIFPGARVVEAGVGSGALSISLLRAVGDNGYLHSFERREEFADIARGNVETIFGGPHPAWKISLGDFQEEVVRSEEPGSVDRVVLDMLAPWECIDAVATVLAPGGVWINYVATVTQLSRTAEAIRADGRFTEPDAWESMVRGWHLEGLAVRPDHRMVAHTGFLLVTRRLADGVTGISVKRRPSKTEFSEEDLNAWTPGAVGERAVSDKKLRRAARDAIAGTNVKDDPTPAP; encoded by the coding sequence ATGAGCAGCGAAACCGCCGCCAACTACACGGCCACCGGCGCCGCCAACACCGCCATTCAGCCGACTGGTGCGGCACGGCGCCGAGGGCCGTTCCGTGTGGGCGAGCGGGTTCAACTCACGGACGAACGCGGCCGGATGAACACCATCACTTTGGAGGAAGGCGGCGCCTTCCACACGCACCGGGGCTTCCTGAACCACGACGAAATCATTGGCCAGGTTGACGGTTCCGTGGTGGCCAACAACATCGGCCAGCAGTACCAGACGCTCCGACCGCTGCTCTCTGACTTCGTGTTGTCCATGCCCCGCGGTGCCGCAGTGGTGTACCCCAAGGATGCCGGCCAGATCGTGACCATGGCCGATATCTTCCCGGGTGCGCGGGTTGTGGAAGCCGGCGTTGGTTCCGGCGCCCTTTCGATCTCCCTGCTTCGTGCAGTCGGCGACAACGGTTACCTGCACTCTTTCGAGCGTCGCGAAGAATTCGCCGACATCGCCCGCGGCAACGTGGAAACCATTTTCGGCGGTCCGCATCCGGCCTGGAAGATCTCACTCGGCGACTTCCAGGAGGAAGTTGTCCGCAGCGAGGAGCCCGGATCCGTGGACCGCGTGGTGCTGGACATGCTCGCTCCCTGGGAATGCATCGACGCCGTAGCCACCGTTTTGGCCCCCGGTGGCGTATGGATCAACTATGTGGCCACCGTGACCCAGCTCTCCCGTACCGCAGAGGCCATCCGCGCCGACGGCCGTTTCACGGAACCGGACGCGTGGGAATCCATGGTCCGCGGCTGGCACCTTGAGGGCCTCGCCGTCCGTCCCGACCACCGCATGGTGGCCCACACCGGATTCCTCTTGGTGACCCGTCGCCTCGCAGACGGCGTGACCGGGATTTCCGTCAAACGGCGTCCGTCCAAGACCGAGTTCAGCGAGGAAGACCTGAATGCCTGGACACCGGGAGCCGTAGGAGAGCGTGCGGTTTCGGACAAGAAACTGCGGCGGGCCGCACGGGATGCGATTGCCGGCACCAACGTCAAGGACGACCCCACACCCGCTCCCTGA
- the arc gene encoding proteasome ATPase, which translates to MDTSNNDFGRTTPEEPSNKAVAEGKAGHGGGAIQPVDESGELTVAERQINILRDKLRHIDRQLAAATQNNTKLVTMLETAKAEILRLKGALEQDGQPPYSFGTILQINPRRQPTAGSTGQAATEESVDIFNAGRKMRVGVSPLVNISQLAVGQEVLLNEALLVVTGLGYERAGELVTLKEMLGTDRALVVGRADEERVVRLSGALQKVHLRVGDALSLDSRTGYALEKVPRAEVENLVLEEVPDITYEDIGGLGPQIEQIRDAVELPFLHPDLYREHGLKAPKGILLYGPPGCGKTLIAKAVANSLAARASERAGNVDLKSYFLNIKGPELLDKYVGETERHIRLIFARAREKASDGSPVVVFFDEMDSLFRTRGTGVSSDVETTIVPQLLSEIDGVERLDNVIVIGASNREDMIDPAILRPGRLDVKVKIQRPDAEAAADIFAKYITTDLPFHATDLAEHGGDVQATVDAIIQRTVEAMYSTEKSNEYLEVTYANGDTEMLYFKDFNSGAVVQNVVDRAKKYAIKDLLLTQQKGLRIDHFLRAVVDEFREHEDMPNTTNPDDWARISGKKGERITYIRTIVQGKAGQEPGKSIETTPNTGQYL; encoded by the coding sequence GTGGATACGTCGAACAATGACTTCGGGCGAACGACGCCGGAGGAGCCATCGAACAAGGCTGTGGCTGAGGGGAAAGCGGGACACGGGGGTGGGGCAATCCAACCGGTGGACGAGTCCGGGGAACTCACTGTCGCGGAACGCCAGATAAACATCCTTCGAGACAAACTGCGCCACATCGACCGTCAGCTTGCCGCCGCGACCCAGAACAACACCAAGCTCGTGACCATGCTGGAAACGGCGAAGGCCGAAATCCTGCGGCTCAAAGGCGCCCTCGAGCAGGACGGCCAACCGCCGTACAGCTTCGGGACCATCTTGCAGATCAATCCGAGGCGCCAGCCAACGGCAGGCAGCACCGGGCAGGCGGCCACCGAGGAATCGGTCGACATCTTCAATGCCGGCCGCAAGATGCGCGTGGGCGTCAGCCCGCTCGTGAACATCAGCCAGCTGGCCGTTGGACAGGAAGTCCTCCTCAATGAGGCCCTGCTCGTGGTGACAGGCCTGGGCTATGAACGGGCAGGCGAACTCGTCACCCTCAAGGAAATGCTTGGCACGGACCGTGCCCTGGTAGTGGGCAGGGCCGATGAAGAGCGGGTAGTCAGGCTTTCAGGCGCATTGCAGAAGGTGCACTTGCGCGTCGGTGATGCTTTGTCGCTGGATTCCCGCACCGGCTACGCCTTGGAGAAGGTGCCCCGGGCTGAGGTCGAAAACCTTGTCCTCGAGGAAGTGCCTGACATTACCTACGAGGACATCGGCGGCTTGGGCCCGCAAATCGAACAGATCCGCGACGCCGTGGAACTCCCGTTCCTGCACCCGGACCTGTACCGCGAACACGGGCTCAAAGCGCCCAAGGGCATCCTGCTTTACGGCCCTCCGGGTTGCGGCAAGACGCTGATCGCGAAGGCCGTTGCCAACTCGCTCGCCGCCCGTGCCTCCGAACGGGCCGGAAACGTGGACCTGAAGAGCTACTTCCTGAATATCAAGGGACCTGAACTCCTTGACAAGTACGTGGGCGAAACAGAGCGGCATATCCGCCTGATTTTTGCGCGCGCCCGGGAGAAGGCTTCGGATGGCAGCCCCGTGGTGGTGTTCTTCGACGAGATGGACTCGCTGTTCCGCACCCGCGGCACCGGGGTGTCCTCCGACGTCGAAACAACCATCGTCCCGCAGCTCCTGAGCGAGATTGACGGCGTCGAACGGCTGGACAATGTCATCGTGATCGGCGCTTCGAACCGTGAAGACATGATCGATCCGGCTATTCTTCGTCCCGGCCGGCTTGATGTGAAGGTCAAGATCCAGCGGCCCGACGCCGAAGCGGCCGCCGACATTTTCGCCAAGTACATCACCACCGACCTTCCGTTCCACGCGACGGATCTGGCAGAGCACGGCGGCGACGTCCAGGCCACAGTTGACGCCATCATCCAGCGCACCGTGGAAGCCATGTATTCGACGGAGAAATCCAACGAGTATCTCGAAGTCACCTACGCCAATGGCGATACCGAGATGCTCTACTTCAAGGACTTCAATTCCGGCGCGGTTGTCCAGAACGTCGTGGACCGGGCCAAGAAGTACGCCATCAAGGACCTCCTGCTGACCCAGCAGAAAGGCCTGCGGATCGACCACTTCCTGCGCGCCGTCGTCGACGAATTCCGCGAACACGAGGACATGCCCAACACCACCAACCCGGATGACTGGGCACGCATCTCAGGCAAGAAGGGCGAACGCATCACCTACATCCGCACAATCGTCCAGGGCAAGGCCGGCCAGGAGCCCGGGAAGTCGATCGAAACGACTCCAAACACCGGCCAGTACCTGTGA
- the dop gene encoding depupylase/deamidase Dop: MRVMGSETEYGIHAPSAPGANATMMSARIIQAYANLTRQRAAGGAETRWDYTDEEPLHDARGWTVERSAADPSQLTDRPPVLDAEAVALAYGRQELEADGGDESGSLLMNMVLGNGARLYVDHAHPEYSSPEVTNPRDIVAWDAAGDLVALATVRKVAADPDLPAINLYKNNTDNKSVSYGSHENYLMPRSVPFGDIVRGLTPFFVTRQVICGAGRLGKGQDGSTSGFQISQRADFFEAEVGLETTIRRPIINTRDEPHATADKYRRLHVIIGDANLSQVSNYLKFGTTALVLSLIEAGQAPKIEVHEPVAGLQAISHDTSLTATLRLLDGRRVTALDIQWMYYEAAAKLGQETGVSDSFSGDGHTRDVLERWESTLGLLGSNPAGAASSVEWLAKMSLLDGYRNRDGLEWNDARLGLVDLQWSDVRPEKGLYYRMLSRDRMQTIVDDATISRAVVEPPSDTRAYFRGKCVSSFGKDVVGASWDSVIFDVPGIGKLQRVPTREPLRGTEALTGLLFRKHATAGAFLRELLGLDPAPPA; encoded by the coding sequence ATGCGGGTCATGGGTTCGGAAACTGAATACGGTATCCACGCGCCCTCCGCGCCAGGAGCGAACGCCACGATGATGTCCGCGCGGATCATCCAGGCCTACGCCAACCTGACCCGACAGCGGGCCGCCGGGGGCGCTGAAACCCGCTGGGACTACACGGACGAAGAACCCCTGCATGATGCACGCGGTTGGACAGTTGAGCGCAGTGCAGCTGATCCCAGCCAGCTGACCGACCGGCCTCCCGTGCTCGACGCCGAGGCCGTCGCGTTGGCGTACGGGCGGCAGGAGCTGGAAGCCGACGGCGGCGACGAGTCAGGATCGTTGCTGATGAACATGGTCCTCGGCAACGGGGCCCGCCTGTACGTGGACCATGCCCATCCGGAATATTCCAGTCCCGAGGTCACGAACCCCCGTGACATCGTCGCGTGGGACGCGGCCGGCGACCTCGTCGCCCTGGCCACGGTTCGGAAGGTCGCCGCCGATCCTGATCTGCCGGCCATCAATCTGTACAAGAACAACACCGACAACAAATCTGTGTCCTACGGTTCCCACGAGAACTACCTCATGCCGCGCTCGGTGCCTTTCGGGGACATCGTCCGCGGCCTGACGCCGTTCTTCGTCACGCGCCAGGTCATCTGCGGTGCCGGGCGGCTCGGCAAGGGCCAGGACGGTTCAACGTCCGGATTCCAGATCAGTCAGCGTGCGGATTTCTTCGAAGCCGAGGTAGGGCTGGAAACCACTATCAGGCGTCCGATCATCAATACCCGGGATGAACCGCATGCCACCGCGGACAAATACCGGCGCCTGCATGTCATCATCGGAGACGCCAACCTGAGCCAGGTGTCGAACTACTTGAAGTTCGGCACCACGGCATTGGTCCTGAGCCTCATCGAAGCCGGCCAGGCTCCGAAGATCGAAGTACATGAGCCCGTGGCGGGCCTGCAGGCAATCAGCCACGACACCTCCCTGACTGCCACGCTCAGGCTTCTCGACGGACGGCGCGTCACAGCGCTGGATATCCAGTGGATGTACTACGAGGCGGCGGCCAAACTTGGCCAGGAAACCGGGGTCTCCGATTCCTTCAGTGGAGACGGCCACACCCGGGATGTCCTGGAACGGTGGGAATCGACGCTGGGGCTCTTGGGGAGCAACCCCGCTGGTGCCGCCTCCTCTGTCGAATGGCTGGCCAAAATGTCCCTGCTTGATGGCTACCGGAACCGTGACGGCCTGGAATGGAACGACGCCCGCCTGGGGCTTGTCGATTTGCAATGGTCCGATGTGAGGCCGGAAAAGGGCCTGTACTATCGAATGCTTTCCCGCGACCGCATGCAGACGATCGTCGACGACGCCACAATCAGCCGCGCTGTGGTCGAACCGCCGTCGGATACCCGCGCATATTTCCGTGGGAAGTGTGTTTCCAGCTTTGGCAAGGACGTGGTCGGCGCCAGCTGGGATTCGGTCATCTTCGACGTTCCGGGCATCGGGAAACTGCAGCGTGTGCCCACCCGGGAACCGCTCCGCGGCACGGAAGCACTCACGGGCCTGCTGTTTCGGAAACACGCCACAGCGGGCGCATTCCTCCGTGAATTGCTGGGCCTGGACCCGGCCCCGCCCGCCTGA